A single genomic interval of Spirosoma linguale DSM 74 harbors:
- a CDS encoding TPR repeat-containing protein (PFAM: TPR repeat-containing protein; Tetratricopeptide TPR_2 repeat protein~SMART: Tetratricopeptide repeat~KEGG: TPR Domain containing protein): protein MKDFKSLKVFVAMPGTSMGNTAKYSNPESVRKNLLTPVIDRLKNRLNIQDIELIIEKEKLDSAPIHQSMFREAQTADVYIADLTGANPNVYLELGVRWALCDGVTIMIAQSVDDLKFNVFANRAFIYSPENLIEITDKIATAIENGLKNNICDSIVRLNNDTITISRLEIKALNDEINRLKKARGEDLINAAKATDNINEKLTKLIEAIEANPASAEAFLELGKTYRDASQYDKAIKTLRDAHKLRPTDSIINRELGVTYSKQKKLDDAIYYLKEAVRLSPNDAEAWSNLGGALRKLGMIEAPNSFNQKNLEEARDSYVEAHKINRYDLYSGLNIARLNILLSKWDKTLLTQAQEQFKKQVLLCRFAVQEDSNDYWRLFDLADTLFLSGEYGEAYQVYDKAISLIPKEERKDKLSSVIDPFQNYLSASVFSGVYIDEIQKIIHTLTTAMAL from the coding sequence ATGAAAGACTTCAAATCACTAAAAGTTTTTGTTGCAATGCCCGGTACGAGTATGGGTAATACAGCTAAGTATTCTAATCCAGAATCAGTAAGAAAGAATTTACTAACTCCAGTTATAGATAGATTAAAAAATAGATTGAATATACAAGATATAGAATTAATAATTGAAAAAGAAAAGCTTGATTCCGCACCTATTCATCAATCTATGTTTAGAGAAGCTCAAACTGCAGATGTGTACATAGCTGATTTAACCGGTGCTAATCCAAACGTGTATCTCGAATTAGGTGTAAGATGGGCGTTGTGTGACGGAGTTACTATTATGATAGCTCAGAGTGTTGACGACCTAAAATTTAACGTATTTGCTAACCGGGCTTTTATTTATTCACCGGAAAATTTGATTGAAATTACGGATAAAATAGCTACCGCAATTGAAAATGGACTTAAAAATAATATCTGTGACAGTATTGTGCGACTGAATAACGATACTATTACCATTTCTAGGTTAGAGATTAAAGCGTTAAATGATGAAATTAATAGACTTAAAAAGGCGCGAGGTGAAGATTTGATCAATGCTGCTAAGGCTACGGATAATATTAATGAAAAGCTAACAAAACTAATAGAAGCTATTGAAGCAAATCCAGCTTCTGCTGAAGCTTTTTTAGAACTTGGAAAAACATATCGAGATGCTAGCCAATATGATAAAGCAATAAAAACTCTACGTGATGCTCATAAACTAAGACCTACTGATTCTATTATTAATCGTGAATTAGGTGTGACTTACAGTAAGCAAAAGAAGTTAGATGATGCCATTTATTATTTAAAAGAAGCAGTAAGGTTATCTCCTAATGATGCAGAAGCTTGGAGTAATTTGGGAGGAGCGTTAAGAAAATTGGGCATGATTGAAGCTCCTAATTCTTTTAACCAAAAAAATTTAGAAGAAGCTAGAGATAGTTATGTTGAAGCCCACAAAATCAATAGATACGATCTCTATTCGGGTTTGAATATTGCTCGCTTAAATATATTACTATCTAAATGGGATAAAACATTATTAACACAAGCTCAAGAGCAATTTAAGAAACAAGTTTTGCTTTGTCGTTTTGCAGTTCAAGAAGATTCCAATGATTATTGGCGCCTATTTGATTTAGCTGATACGCTTTTTTTATCAGGCGAATATGGAGAAGCTTACCAAGTTTATGATAAGGCTATTAGCTTAATTCCCAAAGAAGAGCGTAAAGATAAGCTGAGTTCGGTCATTGACCCTTTCCAAAATTATCTATCTGCAAGCGTATTTAGTGGAGTTTATATAGACGAAATCCAAAAAATTATTCATACTCTAACGACCGCAATGGCACTTTGA
- a CDS encoding translation elongation factor G (TIGRFAM: translation elongation factor G; small GTP- binding protein~PFAM: protein synthesis factor GTP-binding; elongation factor G domain protein; elongation factor Tu domain 2 protein; elongation factor G domain IV~KEGG: glo:Glov_1343 elongation factor G): MARDLNFTRNIGIAAHIDAGKTTTTERILYYAGVSHKIGEVHDGAATMDWMEQEQERGITITSAATTVDWTYRANKYHINIIDTPGHVDFTVEVNRSLRVLDGLVFLFSAVDGVEPQSETNWRLANNYNVARLGFVNKMDRSGADFLNVCKQVKEMLGSYAVPLQLPIGEEENFKGVVDLVNFRGIQWNEDDKGMTFQEVPIPADMLDEATEWREKLLEAVAEFDDSLMEKYFEDPESISEDEILAALRKATISMKIVPMLCGSSFKNKGVQTMLDYVMALLPSPLDKESIKGTNPDTGEEISRKPSSTEPFSALAFKIATDPYVGRLCFVRSYSGVLESGSYILNNRSGNKERISRIFQMHANKQNQIERLEAGDIGAVVGFKDIKTGDTLSDEKHPIVLESMVFPDPVIGYAIEPKKSADQDNFSKAIGKLIEEDPTLKVESNEETGQTIIRGMGELHLEIIIDRMRREFKVEVNQGAPQVAYKEKLTKNVEHREVYKKQTGGRGKFADIVFELGPREEDETGIVQPGLEFVNGIVGGVIPREFIPAVQKGFDESLKNGPLAGFPLESMKVRLFHGSYHDVDSDSLSFEMAARLGFREAARQAGPKLLEPIMAVEVLTPEEYTGPITGDLNRRRGVMKGMDTKAGSQVIKADVPLSELFGYVTDLRTMSSGRATANLTFAHYEVVPQNIADSVVAKEKGK; encoded by the coding sequence ATGGCTCGCGATTTAAATTTCACGAGAAACATCGGTATCGCTGCCCACATTGATGCGGGTAAGACGACAACAACCGAACGAATTCTCTATTACGCCGGGGTAAGCCACAAGATTGGTGAGGTGCACGATGGTGCCGCAACGATGGACTGGATGGAACAGGAGCAGGAGCGGGGTATTACCATTACCTCTGCCGCTACCACTGTTGACTGGACCTACCGCGCCAATAAGTACCACATCAACATCATCGATACACCAGGCCACGTTGACTTCACGGTTGAAGTGAACCGTTCGCTGCGTGTACTGGATGGTCTGGTGTTCCTGTTTAGTGCCGTTGACGGCGTAGAGCCTCAGTCGGAAACCAACTGGCGTCTGGCCAACAACTATAACGTTGCTCGTTTGGGCTTCGTTAACAAAATGGACCGCTCCGGTGCCGACTTCCTGAACGTGTGCAAGCAGGTGAAGGAAATGCTGGGTAGCTACGCTGTTCCCCTTCAGTTGCCTATCGGCGAAGAAGAGAACTTCAAAGGTGTAGTTGACCTCGTTAACTTTCGCGGTATCCAGTGGAATGAAGATGATAAAGGAATGACATTCCAGGAGGTACCCATCCCAGCCGATATGCTGGATGAAGCTACCGAATGGCGTGAAAAACTTCTGGAAGCCGTTGCCGAATTCGACGACTCGCTGATGGAGAAGTATTTTGAAGATCCTGAATCGATCTCGGAAGACGAAATTCTGGCGGCCCTGCGGAAAGCAACCATCAGCATGAAAATCGTTCCGATGCTTTGCGGTTCGTCGTTCAAAAACAAAGGTGTGCAAACCATGCTCGACTACGTAATGGCCCTGTTGCCATCGCCGTTGGACAAGGAAAGCATCAAAGGAACTAACCCCGACACGGGCGAAGAGATTTCTCGCAAGCCTTCGTCAACGGAGCCTTTCTCAGCCCTTGCGTTCAAAATTGCTACCGATCCTTACGTAGGTCGTCTTTGCTTCGTTCGTTCGTACTCAGGCGTTCTGGAGTCTGGCTCGTATATCCTGAACAACCGTTCGGGTAACAAGGAGCGGATTTCCCGGATTTTCCAGATGCACGCCAACAAGCAGAACCAGATCGAGCGTCTGGAAGCTGGTGACATCGGTGCCGTAGTTGGTTTCAAAGACATCAAGACGGGCGATACCCTGTCGGATGAGAAACACCCAATCGTTCTGGAATCAATGGTATTCCCCGATCCCGTTATCGGTTATGCCATCGAGCCTAAGAAATCTGCCGACCAGGATAACTTCTCGAAAGCTATCGGTAAACTGATCGAAGAAGACCCAACCCTTAAAGTTGAGTCGAACGAAGAAACCGGCCAGACCATCATCCGTGGTATGGGTGAGCTTCACCTCGAAATCATCATCGACCGTATGCGTCGTGAGTTCAAGGTTGAAGTAAACCAGGGCGCGCCACAGGTAGCCTATAAAGAGAAGCTGACGAAAAACGTTGAACACCGTGAAGTTTACAAGAAACAAACGGGTGGTCGCGGTAAGTTTGCCGATATCGTATTCGAACTCGGACCACGGGAAGAGGACGAAACCGGTATTGTTCAGCCAGGTCTGGAGTTCGTTAATGGTATCGTAGGTGGTGTAATTCCCCGTGAATTTATTCCTGCCGTTCAGAAAGGCTTTGACGAGTCGCTGAAAAATGGTCCGTTGGCTGGCTTCCCGCTCGAAAGCATGAAAGTTCGGTTGTTCCACGGTTCGTACCACGACGTTGACTCCGACTCGCTGTCGTTCGAAATGGCCGCTCGTTTAGGTTTCCGTGAAGCCGCTCGTCAGGCTGGCCCGAAACTGCTCGAACCAATCATGGCTGTTGAAGTATTAACGCCGGAAGAATATACCGGTCCAATTACGGGTGACCTCAACCGTCGTCGGGGTGTGATGAAAGGTATGGATACGAAAGCTGGATCGCAGGTGATCAAGGCTGACGTCCCTCTTTCAGAACTGTTCGGTTACGTAACGGATCTGCGCACCATGTCGTCGGGTCGTGCTACGGCTAACCTGACCTTTGCTCACTACGAAGTTGTTCCGCAGAACATTGCTGACAGCGTTGTAGCAAAAGAAAAAGGTAAATAA
- a CDS encoding Integrase catalytic region (PFAM: Integrase catalytic region~KEGG: maq:Maqu_3180 integrase catalytic subunit) produces MANQRLPMHLLRQILLLQQQHKSIRDIARSLGLARNTVRGYLRMLPDPATLSLPQLSDQQLDELVQSRPPAPSPDAPLTILQQRFAQIDRELTRPGVTRYSLWLDYKAEHPNGYQYTQFCHYYQLWSQRQQTSMHIEHKAGDKLFVDFAGKRLSLVDQTTGEVRPVEFFVAVLGCSQLTYAQVVATQRKEDFITALQNALHYFGGVPAAIVPDNLKAAVIRSDRYEPQINETLADFALHYQTTILPARSGKPRDKALVEGAVNILYRRIYAPLRNEVFHRLDDLNAAIRPLLDAHNQMRFQNRGHSRQSQFEERERMHLMGLPNTAYLIKHYAGSRVQKNGHVLLSEDKHYYSVPYRYIGQWVRLIYTASSVEVYCQHQRIATHQRLQGQYHYSTLKEHLPPAHQWISDWSPETFVRRADRIGPQTRQAVEAILTSRAHPEQAYKSCQGVLSLEKKVGRERLERACQRALCYQSVSYKVIRSIIERGLDTLSDASPVSSVPSHENIRGASAYQ; encoded by the coding sequence ATGGCCAACCAGCGTCTTCCTATGCACCTACTCCGTCAGATTCTGCTTCTCCAGCAGCAACATAAGTCTATCCGGGATATTGCCCGTTCGCTAGGCCTGGCTCGCAATACCGTCCGGGGCTACCTGCGCATGCTTCCCGATCCGGCAACGCTTTCCCTCCCGCAACTCTCCGACCAACAGTTGGATGAGCTGGTACAAAGTCGTCCGCCTGCGCCCTCACCCGACGCCCCCCTAACTATTCTTCAACAACGATTCGCTCAGATTGACCGCGAACTGACCCGACCCGGCGTTACCCGGTATAGTCTTTGGCTGGATTACAAAGCCGAACATCCCAACGGCTATCAGTATACGCAGTTCTGCCACTATTATCAGCTTTGGAGCCAGCGGCAGCAGACCAGCATGCACATTGAGCACAAAGCGGGCGACAAACTCTTCGTCGACTTTGCGGGCAAGCGGCTCTCGCTGGTCGACCAGACAACAGGGGAGGTTAGGCCGGTCGAGTTCTTCGTGGCCGTGCTGGGTTGCAGTCAGCTCACTTACGCCCAGGTAGTGGCTACTCAGCGCAAGGAGGACTTCATCACCGCCCTGCAAAACGCCCTGCATTACTTCGGGGGCGTACCAGCGGCCATCGTGCCCGATAACCTCAAAGCGGCTGTGATTCGCTCGGATCGCTATGAACCCCAGATCAATGAGACGCTGGCTGACTTTGCGCTCCATTATCAAACGACGATCCTGCCGGCCCGGAGCGGTAAGCCCCGCGACAAAGCTCTGGTCGAAGGAGCCGTCAACATCCTCTATCGACGCATCTACGCTCCCCTGCGCAATGAGGTCTTTCATCGACTTGACGATCTCAATGCGGCTATCCGCCCCTTACTCGACGCCCACAACCAAATGCGCTTTCAGAACCGGGGCCATAGTCGGCAGTCGCAGTTCGAGGAGCGGGAGCGAATGCACTTGATGGGGTTGCCCAACACGGCTTATCTCATCAAACACTATGCGGGGAGCCGGGTTCAGAAAAACGGCCATGTACTGCTGTCAGAAGACAAGCATTATTACAGCGTACCCTATCGCTACATCGGCCAGTGGGTACGGCTGATCTACACGGCGTCAAGCGTTGAAGTCTACTGCCAGCACCAGCGTATTGCGACTCACCAGCGATTACAGGGACAGTACCATTACTCGACACTCAAAGAGCATTTGCCCCCAGCCCATCAGTGGATCAGTGACTGGAGCCCGGAGACGTTCGTCCGTCGGGCCGACCGCATTGGCCCCCAAACCCGGCAGGCCGTCGAAGCCATCCTAACGAGCCGGGCGCATCCCGAACAGGCTTATAAGTCGTGCCAGGGTGTACTAAGTCTGGAAAAGAAAGTGGGTAGAGAACGTCTGGAGCGGGCCTGCCAACGGGCGTTGTGCTACCAGAGCGTGAGCTACAAAGTCATCCGATCCATCATCGAACGCGGGCTGGATACGCTCTCCGATGCCAGTCCTGTCAGCTCAGTACCCAGCCATGAAAACATCCGGGGCGCATCAGCCTACCAGTAA
- a CDS encoding ABC transporter related protein (PFAM: ABC transporter related; ABC transporter transmembrane region~SMART: AAA ATPase~KEGG: tmz:Tmz1t_1567 ABC transporter related), producing the protein MKNPYVALLRTAWTYARYEKRQYVLVYLLFILANIVRAAFPLLFGWFVGELQKQQTDIPRLIWMYAGAHLGLMLLDWSFHGPARVMERRLAFNLSRNFLDELFHQTLHLPVSWHKEHHSGDTISRIRKAYDALRGFFQGGFVYLNALFKLIFSFGAMLYFSPLFGIIGLGLGALTVWVILRFDRPFIKALDETNEHEHVVSASLFDNLSNIITVITLRLEQRIQVSFGQKVDAVFPPFLKQVKINEWKWFVATLLVTLIYIVMSTGYIYQHYVPGQVFLIGGLVTLLGYVNQFTSVFNDVAFQYTQIVQFNTDVQTARGIGEAYAQHVRPEDEALPKNWKTISISGLNFSHGRTFGTSKKAANLSELQISLRRGQRIAFIGESGSGKSTLLTLLRGLYQPEPGMSVWVDGEELSGLNAVTNTVTLFPQEPEIFENTIAYNITLGLPFDDETIARVCQVARFNEVVNRLPNGLETSIQEKGLNLSGGQRQRLALARGVLAARTSDIVLLDEPTSSIDPKTELAIYRKLLNEFSDKAVVSTLHRLHLLPLFDYIYIMQDGKIIDEGSFQELQVRSDVFQEMWAHQKDVMEQPVLV; encoded by the coding sequence ATGAAAAACCCGTATGTAGCCCTGCTACGTACTGCCTGGACGTATGCACGATACGAAAAGCGGCAGTATGTGCTCGTGTATCTCCTCTTTATCCTGGCTAATATTGTCAGAGCTGCGTTTCCTCTATTATTTGGCTGGTTTGTTGGTGAACTTCAAAAACAGCAAACGGATATTCCCCGCCTGATCTGGATGTATGCCGGGGCTCACCTGGGCCTGATGTTGCTGGACTGGTCTTTTCATGGCCCAGCCCGCGTCATGGAACGCCGGCTGGCTTTCAACCTGAGCCGGAATTTTCTGGATGAATTGTTCCATCAAACGCTGCACCTGCCCGTTAGCTGGCATAAAGAACACCATAGCGGTGATACCATCAGCCGAATCCGGAAAGCGTATGATGCACTGAGAGGGTTTTTTCAGGGTGGATTCGTCTACCTTAACGCCTTGTTCAAGCTGATTTTTTCCTTTGGTGCCATGCTGTATTTTTCGCCCCTGTTCGGCATTATAGGCCTGGGTCTGGGTGCGTTGACAGTTTGGGTCATTCTTCGCTTCGACCGCCCGTTTATTAAGGCCCTCGACGAAACCAACGAACATGAGCACGTCGTTTCGGCCAGCCTCTTCGACAATCTGTCGAATATTATCACGGTCATCACCCTTCGGCTGGAGCAACGTATACAGGTTAGTTTCGGTCAGAAGGTAGACGCCGTTTTTCCGCCGTTTCTGAAGCAGGTCAAGATCAATGAATGGAAATGGTTTGTGGCGACGCTGCTGGTGACGCTGATCTACATTGTTATGTCGACGGGCTATATCTATCAGCATTACGTACCGGGTCAGGTGTTCCTGATCGGCGGCCTGGTAACGCTGCTGGGGTATGTGAACCAGTTTACGAGTGTATTCAATGACGTTGCGTTTCAGTATACGCAGATTGTGCAGTTCAACACCGACGTTCAAACGGCGCGGGGTATTGGCGAGGCTTACGCACAGCACGTGCGTCCGGAAGATGAAGCCCTGCCAAAAAACTGGAAAACGATCAGCATCAGTGGCCTTAATTTCTCGCACGGCCGCACTTTTGGCACATCGAAAAAAGCGGCTAATCTGAGTGAGCTTCAAATCAGTTTGCGCCGGGGTCAGCGTATAGCCTTCATTGGTGAGAGTGGTTCCGGCAAAAGTACCCTGCTGACACTCCTGCGAGGCTTGTACCAGCCGGAGCCGGGGATGTCGGTTTGGGTAGATGGTGAAGAACTGTCGGGTTTGAATGCGGTCACGAATACGGTAACGCTGTTTCCGCAGGAGCCGGAAATCTTTGAAAATACGATTGCCTACAACATCACGCTTGGCCTGCCGTTCGATGATGAAACCATTGCGCGCGTTTGCCAGGTGGCCCGTTTCAATGAAGTGGTGAATAGACTGCCGAATGGCCTGGAAACGAGCATTCAGGAGAAAGGACTGAATTTGTCCGGTGGGCAGCGGCAACGGCTGGCGCTGGCACGGGGTGTATTGGCCGCCCGCACGAGCGACATCGTGCTGCTAGACGAGCCAACCAGCAGCATCGATCCCAAAACGGAGCTGGCGATCTACCGGAAACTACTGAATGAGTTTAGTGACAAAGCGGTTGTCTCAACGCTTCACCGGCTTCACCTGCTGCCCCTGTTCGACTACATTTACATCATGCAGGATGGCAAGATCATTGATGAAGGCAGCTTCCAGGAGTTACAGGTGCGGAGCGATGTATTTCAGGAGATGTGGGCGCACCAGAAGGATGTCATGGAACAGCCGGTGCTGGTGTAA
- a CDS encoding ribosomal protein S10 (TIGRFAM: ribosomal protein S10~PFAM: ribosomal protein S10~KEGG: vok:COSY_0168 30S ribosomal protein S10): MSQKIRIKLKSFDHMLVDKSAEKIVKAVKSTGAIVSGPIPLPTNKEIYTVLRSPHVNKKAREQFQLCTYKRLVDIYSSSAKTVDALMKLELPSGVDVEIKV; encoded by the coding sequence ATGAGCCAAAAAATTCGCATTAAGCTAAAGTCGTTCGACCACATGCTGGTTGACAAATCGGCTGAGAAGATCGTGAAAGCGGTTAAGTCGACGGGTGCTATCGTAAGCGGCCCCATCCCTCTGCCAACAAACAAAGAGATCTATACCGTTCTGCGGTCGCCCCACGTCAATAAAAAGGCTCGGGAACAGTTCCAACTGTGCACCTACAAGCGTCTGGTAGACATTTACAGCAGCAGTGCTAAAACGGTAGACGCGCTCATGAAGCTCGAACTACCCAGTGGTGTTGATGTTGAGATCAAAGTCTAA
- a CDS encoding conserved hypothetical protein (KEGG: bba:Bd3477 hypothetical protein) — translation MLYPDIAQELIERQRNDLDSRQRLAAEGKLAGGYNPEMEEVHLDNARRLQEIIVQIGWPAQEQVGEEASQAAWLIVQHAISLPAFMKSSFALMNEQAKTRKIDPVNLAFLADRIAMYENQPQVYGTQFVDDGQGRLVCYQLDDSVEKVNQRRQMLGLNTIDEQLVELTARMNVEQAKLPTANERQQMQEDYDAWRRKVGWISA, via the coding sequence ATGTTGTATCCTGATATTGCACAAGAGTTGATCGAACGGCAGAGAAACGACCTTGATAGTAGACAACGCCTTGCTGCGGAAGGAAAGCTGGCTGGTGGATATAATCCGGAAATGGAAGAAGTACACCTTGACAATGCCCGGCGACTTCAGGAAATAATTGTTCAGATTGGCTGGCCAGCTCAGGAACAAGTTGGCGAAGAAGCGAGTCAGGCAGCCTGGTTAATTGTCCAACATGCCATCAGCCTCCCTGCATTCATGAAAAGCTCGTTTGCGTTGATGAACGAGCAAGCAAAAACGAGGAAGATTGACCCGGTCAATCTGGCTTTTCTGGCCGACCGAATCGCTATGTATGAAAACCAACCCCAGGTTTATGGTACTCAGTTTGTAGACGACGGACAGGGCCGACTGGTGTGTTATCAGCTTGATGATTCTGTCGAGAAGGTTAATCAACGCCGTCAGATGTTAGGACTAAACACAATCGATGAGCAATTAGTCGAATTGACAGCCCGGATGAACGTTGAGCAGGCAAAACTACCAACGGCAAACGAAAGGCAACAAATGCAGGAAGACTATGATGCCTGGCGCCGAAAAGTTGGGTGGATTTCTGCATAG
- a CDS encoding IstB domain protein ATP-binding protein (PFAM: IstB domain protein ATP-binding protein~KEGG: tau:Tola_2684 IstB domain protein ATP-binding protein) — MNNQATLDRLRDLKLVGMYQAFETLLRLPLHQQPPADELLAQLTEAEHEYRQHRRTQMAIRAARFRYQASLEELHYGPGRNLDKTLVLRLADCRFIDRAENIFLTGSTGCGKSYVASALGYQACQLGYRVGYHNLIRLIQRLQLAKADGSYQREMSRLERQHLLILDDWGLQPLDQNGRLALLQIMEDRHGKAATIITSQLPVSKWHEYIDDPTLADAILDRLTHKAHRMELKGESMRRKQSLAAEK, encoded by the coding sequence ATGAATAACCAAGCGACACTTGACCGACTACGGGACCTTAAACTGGTGGGCATGTATCAGGCCTTCGAGACCCTGCTTCGCCTACCCCTTCACCAGCAACCGCCTGCCGACGAACTGCTGGCCCAGCTTACTGAAGCTGAACATGAGTACCGTCAACACCGACGCACCCAGATGGCCATCCGGGCGGCCCGCTTTCGCTATCAGGCCTCGCTGGAAGAGTTGCACTACGGCCCTGGCCGCAACCTGGATAAGACGCTGGTGCTTCGTTTGGCCGACTGCCGCTTCATCGATCGAGCCGAGAATATCTTCCTGACGGGATCAACTGGCTGCGGCAAAAGTTACGTGGCTTCGGCCCTGGGCTATCAGGCCTGTCAGCTGGGGTATCGGGTGGGTTATCACAATCTGATCCGGCTCATACAGCGACTGCAACTGGCTAAAGCCGACGGCTCCTACCAGCGGGAGATGAGTCGTCTGGAGCGGCAACACCTGCTCATTCTGGATGACTGGGGCTTACAACCCCTTGATCAGAATGGCCGATTGGCCCTGTTACAGATCATGGAGGACCGGCATGGCAAGGCCGCTACGATCATCACCTCGCAACTGCCGGTGAGTAAATGGCACGAATACATCGACGATCCTACCTTGGCCGATGCCATCCTGGACCGGCTAACTCACAAGGCTCATCGGATGGAGTTGAAGGGTGAATCGATGCGACGCAAGCAAAGTCTTGCGGCTGAGAAATAA
- a CDS encoding hypothetical protein (KEGG: spl:Spea_0819 MORN repeat-containing protein) — MKVSLLTLTLLTFVIVHTDAQKTLPKPLQERRVRDTYVEEITYTNKRREVAIVRTFTPGGERITEEHYENFNQGIKHGLTRCWYPNGQMYWSSNFKHGQTHGPLLVYYPDGSLKRREYFKNEVSHKRECFDLLGEAQTCEAFAKPASFVGTDKEFLVSIQQKLDEAGYVPDNTTHIIGFQGVIQDNGQLTQLITLYTLPETDYLDREFTDKVKQALMQIPQWQSATIDDRPVSSAYVLALRLVGKEVHLSHLVDSSIHRSANQMFFRTPRKISTN, encoded by the coding sequence ATGAAAGTCTCACTGCTAACGTTGACACTGCTAACGTTCGTCATTGTTCATACCGACGCTCAAAAAACACTCCCAAAACCGCTTCAGGAACGTCGCGTCCGTGACACCTACGTGGAAGAGATTACCTATACCAACAAACGGCGCGAAGTCGCCATTGTGCGGACATTCACGCCCGGCGGTGAACGCATTACGGAGGAGCATTACGAGAATTTCAATCAGGGTATTAAACACGGGCTAACGCGCTGTTGGTATCCGAATGGGCAAATGTACTGGTCTTCCAATTTTAAGCACGGTCAAACGCACGGGCCACTGCTGGTCTATTACCCCGATGGCTCACTGAAACGGCGCGAATATTTCAAAAATGAGGTGAGTCATAAGCGCGAGTGTTTCGATCTATTGGGCGAAGCGCAAACTTGCGAAGCCTTTGCCAAACCAGCGAGCTTCGTTGGCACAGACAAGGAATTTCTGGTCTCGATCCAGCAAAAGCTCGACGAAGCAGGCTACGTGCCTGACAACACCACCCACATCATCGGTTTTCAGGGAGTCATACAGGATAATGGCCAATTAACTCAGTTGATTACGTTGTATACCTTACCCGAGACAGATTATCTCGATCGCGAATTTACCGATAAAGTTAAGCAGGCACTGATGCAGATTCCCCAATGGCAATCCGCTACGATCGATGACCGGCCCGTTTCATCAGCTTACGTATTGGCGCTACGGTTAGTTGGAAAAGAGGTACACCTGAGTCATTTAGTTGACAGCTCGATACATCGCAGCGCTAATCAGATGTTTTTTCGGACCCCACGAAAGATAAGTACTAATTGA